One genomic window of Bactrocera dorsalis isolate Fly_Bdor chromosome 4, ASM2337382v1, whole genome shotgun sequence includes the following:
- the LOC105225896 gene encoding polymerase delta-interacting protein 3, translated as MDLSLDEIIKTKKIAVPSAVKKFNNTENPRKGLALRKTLNKPVFKQSVVTDARNKIIQKNREKIRDARDKLSELTRASGDVRQRLLAKKLSAGGLKTRGATKKLYTAAYRNGVLKARPGLKSTQPFVRQPAHVSARLPDLINVPRGYVDYDDMERMEEEEIAAATRLSRTVTNDFASFGQRDVSPTPPIRRMNSWVANTEGFDPFDVYKPRERRMSPDLPPPPPKGILRPSTRQLSPDIYKRRYVPEPSSHLSYEMRSRLERAPDPHASMGIFSNPLKSSSSSSGYRIVVSNLHSSVTQSDIQELFEDIGPLYDSRLVRPGVAEVIYKSLTDAEKAVDTYHNRQLDGQPMKCLLVNPRVSNKPTAPAIPTSSSSRNSSGKTPLEIDIDALHKVLFRRH; from the exons ATGGATCTTAGTTTggatgaaataattaaaaccaaaaaaatcgctGTACCATCAGCTGTGAAGAAATT CAATAATACGGAAAATCCTCGAAAAGGATTGGCCTTACGAAAAACGTTGAATAAGCCTGTATTCAAGCAGAGTGTGGTGACTGATGcacgaaataaaattatacagaAGAATCGTGAAAAAATACGGGATGCGCGTGATAAATTGTCAGAATTAACACGAGCTAGTGGTGATGTACGTCAACGGTTATTGGCAAAAAAGTTATCCGCTGGCGGACTAAAAACACGGGGCGCAACAAAAAAGTTGTATACAGCAGCGTATCGAAATGGGGTACTAAAAGCTAGACCAGGATTGAAAAGTACTCAACCCTTTGTAAGGCAGCCTGCACATGTATCAGCGCGATTGCCAGATTTGATAAATGTGCCGCGTGGCTATGTAGACTACGATGACATGGAACGCATGGAAGAAG aggAAATAGCTGCCGCCACAAGACTAAGCCGCACAGTCACAAATGACTTTGCCTCGTTTGGCCAACGTGACGTCTCGCCAACACCACCAATAAGGCGCATGAATTCATGGGTGGCAAATACTGAAGGTTTTGATCCTTTTGATGTTTATAAACCTCGTGAGCGTCGAATGTCACCAGACCTACCACCACCCCCACCCAAGGGCATATTAAGGCCTAGCACCCGACAATTAAGTCCAGATATTTATAAACGCCGATATGTGCCGGAGCCATCATCACATCTCTCATATGAGATGCGTTCACGTTTGGAACGTGCTCCTGATCCACATGCGTCTATGGGTATCTTCTCAAACCCACTAAAATCGTCTTCATCATCCTCCGGTTATCGCATTGTTGTTAGTAATTTGCATAGCAGCGTAACTCAATCAGATATCCAAGAATTGTTCGAGGATATCGGCCCTTTGTATGATTCACGGTTGGTGCGTCCCGGCGTTGCAGAAGTAATATATAAATCTCTTACGGATGCAGAAAAAGCGGTGGATACATACCACAACCGACAGTTAGATGGTCAACCTATGAAATGTCTCCTGGTGAACCCCCGCGTCTCAAACAAGCCCACCGCTCCAGCAATACCAACAAGTTCAAGTTCGCGCAATTCTTCTGGGAAAACACCTTTGGAAATTGACATAGACGCTTTGCATAAGGTGCTTTTCAGGCGCCATTAA
- the LOC105225893 gene encoding autophagy-related protein 101, which yields MNARSQVFDLTIEGRQVDEAVASIFHTVLFHRCQGKYMYTGDAQYSIGTIGYTDVDCDFIDFTYVCCTSQGLLRTVKRAINVFSEKLRSNESCGSGQISLEFFQKRKSRWLFQQECIPWEVWTVHLDLIKYENADDRQISRENVSDLLTEKVIYITELMNRSDYVPKTPSQSELDLIFDTSYPDVQPYLFKFDYTTAGSQTPSVTNTVKKIIKETFTL from the coding sequence ATGAACGCTCGCTCGCAGGTTTTCGACCTCACCATCGAGGGCCGTCAAGTGGACGAAGCTGTTGCCAGCATCTTTCATACGGTGCTTTTCCATCGCTGCCAAGGCAAATACATGTATACGGGCGATGCTCAATATTCCATCGGAACTATTGGCTACACCGACGTGGATTGTGATTTCATTGATTTCACATACGTTTGTTGCACTTCCCAGGGGCTGCTGCGCACCGTTAAACGAGCCATCAACGTTTTCAGCGAGAAGTTACGCTCCAATGAAAGTTGCGGTTCCGGCCAAATAAGCTTGGAATTCTTTCAAAAACGCAAATCGCGTTGGCTATTTCAGCAAGAGTGCATACCTTGGGAGGTGTGGACAGTTCATTTAGATCTCATAAAGTATGAAAATGCAGATGATCGTCAAATCAGCAGAGAGAACGTCTCTGATCTTCTAACCGAAAAAGTTATCTATATTACTGAGCTTATGAATCGTTCTGATTATGTGCCGAAAACGCCAAGTCAAAGTGAATTAGACTTGATTTTTGACACTTCATATCCCGATGTTCAGCCGTATCTCTTTAAGTTTGATTACACGACTGCTGGCTCACAAACGCCCTCGGTGACCAATACCGTTAAGAAGATAATTAAGGAGACGTTCACGTTGTGA